The following DNA comes from Glaciihabitans arcticus.
CTCGAGAAAGGTACCCACCATGAGCATCAAGATCGTCGCCGTCTGTGGAATGGGGATCGGCACGTCCGTTCTCCTCAAGATGAACACCGAGAAGGTGCTGCGCTCCCTCGGAGTGGATGCCGACGTGGAGGCTGCCGACATCGGCGTCGCGCGCGGCATGGCCCGTGACGCGCAGATCGTGCTGACCTCCGAGGAGTTCGTGCCCGAGATCGGCGAGATCGACGCCGAAGTCATCGTGATCAACAACTTCTTCGACCTCGACGAGATCACCGAGAAGCTCAAGATCGCCCTCGACTAGACCGTACGTCCACCCATCAACCCGAAACACCCAGACAGAAGGAGCACCCCACAATGGAGTGGTTAGTTGTTGTACTCGACTTCATCGGCAAGCAGATCCTCAATGTTCCGGCGTATCTCGTCGGAATCATCACCGCGATCGGACTCATCGCCCTCAAGCGGCCCGCCGGAAACGTCATCGGCGGCGGCCTCAAGGCGGCGCTCGGCTTCCTGATCCTCGGGGCGGGCGCCGGCGTCGTCGTCGCTTCGCTCAACCCGCTCGGCAACCTGATCCTTGC
Coding sequences within:
- a CDS encoding PTS sugar transporter subunit IIB, whose product is MKIVAVCGMGIGTSVLLKMNTEKVLRSLGVDADVEAADIGVARGMARDAQIVLTSEEFVPEIGEIDAEVIVINNFFDLDEITEKLKIALD